A region of Pontiella agarivorans DNA encodes the following proteins:
- a CDS encoding DUF5703 domain-containing protein, whose protein sequence is MAGRCAVWGWMICVCGAVFGSEYWTDRYDVEWKTPSRDVQGNMPVGAGDMACNVWVEEKTGDLMFYMQRSGSFSEIGEHIKLGRIRIALDPNPLKGCADFSQRLVLKDGYISIKATGKGRGDFETRIKLWVDQFTHSVNVTIDADQPVRWSAAYESWRTEDKSLTEPEDKIEKGHIGTSRFGSFAYVLAPFEVIKRKDEGFSFDQNSVLFYHRNPEETLSPNFGIQQQGLESYKDQLTNVIANRTMGGRLFAENAIPAGEGEGKYYKTDFKSLILESKTAAKKHHLFVATHIAQREDVKEWVAELNASCKDVLKTQGNFARNQAWWNQFWERSYIVVNPDHKDETSPVWQIGRNYNLMRYVLGGNAYGEFPSKFNGGNLTFDDRPGYDPDWRRWGGDFFTAQNQRLLYWPMLKSGDFDMMIPQFDLYMMALPGAMIRVRDAFGHGGAAFCENTDPSGINIPFCYGWTNAPGHWAERGEEIPFCDPRVRGRIGAAAPVEKGVMINPSLSYYHALQLEFSYMLLERYLYTGESFERYMPFIRESLKFYDEHYQIREKARSGRTLDENGKLVIYPSQACEAYKGVKNPVDAVSGLRACLETLLSIDVPYISQGDKEYYQDFLKRVPDFPFGELEGHRVMSAAEGAPPAESSESPQWYPLFPYNRFTLLDDEMETFHNTWKYDNSMRRTHIGWNQSGIFLARMGLTDEALEYHKLKLGDDTKRRFPIYWGPNYDGIPDLNQGGAGMIGLQEMLMQTFGDKILILPAWPKDVDVDFKLHAPKNTTVEVCFRNGRVEKLIVTPARRQSDVVNCWEK, encoded by the coding sequence ATGGCAGGACGATGCGCAGTATGGGGATGGATGATTTGTGTGTGCGGAGCAGTGTTCGGAAGCGAATACTGGACCGACCGGTATGATGTTGAATGGAAAACACCAAGCCGGGATGTGCAGGGAAATATGCCGGTTGGTGCCGGGGATATGGCCTGCAATGTCTGGGTGGAGGAGAAGACCGGCGATCTCATGTTCTATATGCAGCGAAGCGGTTCGTTTTCTGAAATCGGAGAGCATATTAAATTGGGACGTATCCGCATTGCTCTTGATCCAAATCCGCTGAAGGGTTGTGCGGACTTCTCCCAGCGTTTGGTTCTGAAGGACGGTTATATTTCGATTAAGGCCACGGGCAAAGGCAGGGGCGATTTTGAAACGCGCATTAAACTCTGGGTTGATCAGTTTACGCATTCAGTGAATGTGACCATCGATGCGGACCAACCGGTCCGCTGGTCGGCGGCTTATGAAAGCTGGCGTACCGAGGATAAAAGTTTAACGGAGCCGGAGGATAAGATTGAAAAAGGACATATTGGAACGTCTCGTTTCGGTTCGTTTGCTTATGTGCTGGCTCCTTTTGAAGTGATTAAACGGAAGGATGAAGGTTTTTCGTTCGATCAAAACTCGGTCCTGTTTTATCACCGGAATCCCGAAGAGACCCTGTCGCCGAATTTCGGGATTCAACAGCAGGGGCTGGAGTCATACAAAGATCAGCTCACCAATGTGATTGCCAATCGGACGATGGGCGGCCGGCTGTTCGCGGAGAATGCGATTCCGGCGGGCGAGGGCGAAGGTAAATATTATAAGACCGATTTTAAATCCCTGATCCTTGAAAGTAAGACGGCGGCAAAAAAACATCATCTTTTTGTGGCAACGCATATTGCGCAACGGGAGGATGTAAAAGAATGGGTTGCTGAGCTGAATGCTTCCTGTAAGGACGTTCTTAAAACGCAGGGTAATTTTGCAAGGAATCAAGCGTGGTGGAATCAGTTCTGGGAGCGCAGTTATATTGTGGTGAACCCGGATCATAAGGATGAAACGTCGCCGGTTTGGCAGATAGGCCGAAACTATAATTTGATGCGATACGTGCTTGGAGGAAATGCATATGGCGAATTTCCGTCCAAGTTTAACGGTGGAAATCTGACGTTTGATGACAGACCGGGCTATGATCCGGATTGGCGCAGATGGGGCGGCGATTTTTTTACGGCTCAAAATCAGCGATTGCTTTACTGGCCAATGTTGAAATCGGGTGATTTTGACATGATGATACCGCAGTTTGATCTCTATATGATGGCATTGCCCGGCGCAATGATTCGGGTGCGTGATGCATTCGGGCATGGCGGCGCAGCGTTCTGTGAGAATACAGATCCCTCGGGAATCAATATCCCATTTTGTTATGGCTGGACCAATGCGCCGGGGCACTGGGCGGAACGTGGCGAGGAAATTCCGTTCTGCGATCCCCGGGTGCGCGGCCGTATCGGCGCAGCGGCGCCGGTTGAGAAAGGGGTGATGATTAATCCGTCGCTTTCCTATTATCATGCCTTGCAGCTTGAATTTTCGTATATGCTGTTGGAGCGTTATCTCTACACGGGCGAGAGTTTCGAACGGTACATGCCGTTTATTCGCGAGTCGCTGAAGTTTTATGATGAGCATTACCAGATTCGTGAAAAAGCCCGGAGCGGCCGGACGCTGGATGAAAACGGGAAACTGGTGATCTATCCGTCGCAGGCATGCGAGGCTTACAAAGGAGTGAAAAATCCGGTTGATGCTGTTTCGGGGTTACGCGCCTGTTTGGAGACCTTGCTCTCCATCGACGTTCCGTATATTTCGCAGGGAGATAAGGAGTACTATCAGGACTTTCTTAAGCGCGTTCCGGATTTTCCGTTCGGGGAGTTGGAAGGACACCGGGTGATGAGTGCAGCAGAGGGGGCCCCGCCGGCTGAAAGCAGCGAGTCGCCCCAATGGTATCCGCTCTTTCCGTATAACCGGTTTACGCTGCTGGATGATGAAATGGAAACGTTTCACAATACCTGGAAATATGACAACAGTATGCGTCGCACACATATCGGCTGGAATCAGAGCGGTATTTTTCTGGCACGGATGGGCCTGACAGATGAAGCACTGGAATATCATAAACTCAAACTGGGCGATGATACCAAGCGGCGATTCCCCATCTATTGGGGACCGAACTATGATGGTATTCCCGATTTGAATCAGGGCGGCGCCGGCATGATCGGTTTGCAGGAAATGCTGATGCAAACGTTCGGAGATAAGATCCTGATTCTGCCCGCCTGGCCGAAGGATGTGGATGTCGATTTTAAGCTGCATGCACCGAAGAATACGACGGTTGAGGTTTGTTTCCGCAACGGGCGAGTAGAAAAACTGATTGTAACCCCTGCGCGTCGGCAGTCCGATGTGGTGAACTGCTGGGAAAAATAA
- a CDS encoding PEP-CTERM sorting domain-containing protein (PEP-CTERM proteins occur, often in large numbers, in the proteomes of bacteria that also encode an exosortase, a predicted intramembrane cysteine proteinase. The presence of a PEP-CTERM domain at a protein's C-terminus predicts cleavage within the sorting domain, followed by covalent anchoring to some some component of the (usually Gram-negative) cell surface. Many PEP-CTERM proteins exhibit an unusual sequence composition that includes large numbers of potential glycosylation sites. Expression of one such protein has been shown restore the ability of a bacterium to form floc, a type of biofilm.), protein MMKIIHSVLASMLTTAVGVHAALIIPTGSTASSESGGRGVGNLYNGVELVNTGDVNDWTQYSMNPADDNLSKGEGWMANNNSGAWIILDLGAVYALDTISIWNFNSSTNQYIGRSVSSMNVYVRSTADTLNVAGSKAAFDSTGWASLQAAAAVSVNPQDTTITAPNAVFDSLTQTGRYLAFEVDSTSGSDGGSTKYAGMGEVQVFGAVVPEPAALGLIMVAGGSFLFIRRRFMM, encoded by the coding sequence ATGATGAAAATAATACATAGTGTGTTGGCTTCTATGCTGACGACAGCAGTAGGGGTACACGCTGCTCTGATTATCCCTACGGGATCAACGGCCAGTTCGGAATCAGGCGGCCGGGGAGTTGGCAATCTGTACAACGGTGTTGAACTGGTTAATACCGGGGATGTGAATGACTGGACGCAGTACAGCATGAATCCGGCCGATGATAATCTTTCGAAGGGCGAGGGCTGGATGGCTAACAATAATTCCGGGGCCTGGATCATTCTGGACCTGGGGGCAGTCTATGCGCTCGATACCATCAGCATCTGGAACTTTAATTCCAGCACTAATCAATATATCGGCCGTTCTGTATCGAGCATGAATGTTTATGTGCGATCTACTGCGGATACGTTGAATGTCGCCGGAAGCAAGGCTGCATTTGATTCAACAGGCTGGGCCTCTTTGCAGGCGGCTGCCGCTGTTTCCGTGAATCCGCAGGATACAACAATTACGGCTCCCAACGCGGTTTTTGACAGTTTGACCCAAACCGGTCGCTATCTGGCTTTTGAGGTGGATTCAACCTCAGGTAGCGATGGCGGTTCAACAAAGTACGCGGGGATGGGTGAAGTGCAGGTTTTCGGAGCCGTCGTCCCGGAACCGGCAGCATTAGGATTGATTATGGTTGCAGGAGGGAGTTTTCTTTTTATCCGCCGTCGATTCATGATGTAA
- a CDS encoding arylsulfatase codes for MAFAVGQPNVILIFADDLGPGMLGCYGQSIVKTPHIDRLAEEGMKFNNYYGGVYCAPSRWTLLTGMHDGRIGGWANNRGGLPILRDSGEISEEEFQKRFTEHKAKSHPIAPDEVFLAQVAQRAGYKTAQFGKLDRGFLTWHERVKRFGWDFYEGYYDHTRCHGFYPPYIWRNGHKIELEGNFLPDCGKTSEAGNEPVGYGGKTYSQNVFIEDILKYIRKHKDEPFFLYHPTQLPHGPVAIPELHPDFADDPHLSLAEKKYASMVKMLDDHVGLIMEELKNQGLDRNTIVFFASDNGHELYYGPKSEYAKQILPSGEKANLTDKKWRTSECGDVFNGAGGRAGLKRSGYQGGMQCPLIVRWPGQIKPGTETDLLSAHYDFMATLAELVGGEIPQGKDSISYLPTLLGEPQEKTHDYVIVNNRKTTMGSSALISREGFKLVEADKKRGLFQLYNILTDNEERHDLADQYPEKVSQLKTILERELDSGRPDLAGGEQ; via the coding sequence ATGGCATTTGCTGTGGGACAGCCGAATGTGATTCTTATTTTTGCCGACGATCTCGGGCCGGGTATGCTGGGTTGCTATGGTCAGTCGATCGTGAAGACGCCGCACATCGACCGGCTGGCTGAAGAGGGGATGAAATTTAATAATTATTATGGCGGCGTCTATTGCGCACCGTCTCGTTGGACCCTGCTTACGGGGATGCACGATGGTCGGATTGGGGGTTGGGCGAATAACCGTGGCGGTTTGCCGATTCTTCGCGATTCAGGAGAAATTTCCGAGGAGGAATTCCAAAAACGATTTACTGAACATAAGGCCAAAAGCCATCCGATTGCTCCAGACGAGGTTTTCCTCGCTCAAGTTGCTCAGCGCGCCGGATATAAAACAGCACAGTTCGGCAAGCTTGATCGAGGTTTCCTGACCTGGCACGAGCGGGTCAAGCGATTCGGGTGGGACTTTTATGAGGGCTATTATGACCATACCCGTTGTCACGGTTTCTACCCCCCTTACATCTGGCGGAATGGCCATAAAATCGAGTTGGAAGGGAATTTTCTTCCTGATTGCGGAAAAACCAGTGAAGCAGGGAATGAGCCCGTCGGATATGGCGGCAAAACCTATTCGCAGAATGTGTTTATTGAAGACATCCTGAAATATATTCGCAAGCATAAGGATGAACCCTTTTTCCTCTATCACCCAACACAGCTTCCGCATGGACCTGTAGCTATTCCGGAACTGCATCCCGACTTTGCAGACGATCCGCACTTATCGCTGGCGGAGAAGAAGTATGCATCAATGGTCAAAATGCTGGATGATCATGTGGGCTTGATTATGGAGGAACTGAAGAATCAGGGATTGGACCGGAATACCATCGTCTTTTTTGCTTCGGACAATGGGCATGAGCTTTATTACGGACCGAAAAGTGAATATGCCAAACAGATCCTGCCCAGCGGGGAGAAAGCAAATCTTACGGATAAAAAATGGCGGACATCGGAATGCGGCGACGTCTTTAACGGGGCGGGGGGACGCGCGGGGTTGAAACGAAGCGGTTATCAAGGCGGGATGCAGTGTCCGCTGATTGTTCGTTGGCCGGGGCAGATTAAGCCGGGGACTGAAACGGACCTGTTATCTGCGCATTACGATTTTATGGCTACTTTGGCCGAACTGGTGGGCGGTGAGATTCCACAGGGTAAGGATAGCATTTCCTATCTCCCGACGTTGCTGGGTGAGCCGCAGGAAAAAACACATGACTACGTCATTGTTAACAACAGAAAAACCACTATGGGAAGCAGTGCGCTGATTTCACGTGAGGGGTTTAAACTGGTGGAAGCGGATAAAAAACGTGGTCTCTTCCAGCTCTATAATATTCTGACCGATAACGAAGAGCGCCACGACCTTGCGGATCAATATCCGGAAAAGGTATCGCAACTTAAAACGATTCTGGAACGTGAACTGGATTCCGGGCGACCAGATCTGGCCGGAGGTGAACAATGA
- a CDS encoding sulfatase-like hydrolase/transferase: MNILFLLTDDQAYRTLGITGNDQVKTPNIDRLGQHGLVFDRHYDTTAICMGSRANLMSGMYEYKNGCNFDHGAMGTKQWSTSYPALLKEAGYRVGNAGKFGFAVKDNRNVDQRGIEGTGVKETFDVYLTKGGQCNYTTAKNKDLGTYEKENPHLTQALAAASIDFMRDAVEEGRPFCLTVGFKAPHKPLEPDPQFDHIYKNTIWKKPGNYGREAGLHLAEQSRQDRQYKRYWDEAYSTDEKYQSTLRKYHQLIYGVDVAVGKIMRGVEELGIAENTVVIYSSDNGYLLGSHGLGGKALPYEEGARAPLIIYDPRSPKRGTMRRTTSLTGNVDIAATILDVAGVGIPDVYDGKSLLPIVADEHSKVRETLPIIQVFGQEGTRCLSVINGEYKYIYWFYEGEGMKATEELFHLTKDPLEMTNLASNPEAQPVLNKMRKEYDDQVRRWAEQTIDYNGYQEYGVLLDRQVDWEIKARLIPEKDAKYIPGTKTF; encoded by the coding sequence ATGAATATCCTGTTCCTGCTTACGGATGATCAAGCCTATCGCACGTTAGGCATCACCGGGAATGACCAGGTTAAGACGCCCAACATCGACCGGCTTGGTCAGCATGGTTTGGTGTTCGACCGTCATTACGATACAACGGCCATCTGTATGGGAAGTCGGGCGAACCTGATGAGCGGGATGTATGAATACAAAAACGGGTGCAATTTTGATCATGGGGCTATGGGCACAAAGCAATGGTCCACCTCGTATCCCGCATTGCTGAAAGAAGCCGGCTATCGGGTTGGTAACGCAGGAAAATTCGGATTTGCTGTAAAAGATAACAGAAATGTGGATCAACGCGGAATCGAAGGAACCGGCGTGAAAGAAACCTTCGATGTATATCTGACGAAAGGTGGTCAGTGCAATTATACGACGGCTAAAAACAAAGATTTAGGGACGTATGAAAAAGAAAATCCGCATCTGACTCAGGCATTGGCCGCTGCTTCAATTGACTTTATGCGTGATGCTGTTGAAGAGGGCAGACCTTTCTGTTTAACGGTTGGTTTCAAAGCTCCGCATAAACCTCTCGAGCCGGACCCTCAATTTGATCATATTTATAAAAACACGATATGGAAAAAGCCGGGAAACTACGGTCGTGAAGCCGGTTTGCATTTAGCGGAACAATCGCGTCAGGACCGTCAGTACAAACGATATTGGGACGAGGCGTACAGCACGGATGAAAAATATCAGTCAACATTGCGGAAGTATCATCAGCTGATCTACGGGGTGGATGTCGCGGTCGGAAAAATTATGCGGGGAGTCGAGGAGCTGGGGATTGCGGAAAACACCGTTGTTATTTATTCCTCAGACAATGGATATTTGCTGGGATCGCACGGTTTGGGAGGAAAGGCGCTGCCTTACGAAGAAGGTGCCCGAGCGCCACTGATTATTTACGATCCGCGCAGCCCGAAACGCGGGACCATGCGGCGTACAACTTCGTTGACCGGGAATGTGGATATTGCCGCCACCATTCTGGATGTTGCGGGGGTTGGCATTCCGGACGTTTATGACGGGAAAAGTCTCTTGCCCATCGTGGCTGACGAACATAGTAAAGTGCGTGAAACTTTGCCGATTATTCAGGTCTTCGGACAGGAGGGCACTCGCTGCCTTTCTGTGATCAACGGTGAATACAAATATATCTATTGGTTTTATGAAGGTGAGGGAATGAAAGCGACTGAAGAGTTGTTTCATTTAACCAAAGATCCGCTCGAAATGACGAATCTCGCCAGCAATCCGGAAGCACAGCCGGTGCTGAATAAAATGCGTAAAGAATATGATGATCAAGTCAGGCGTTGGGCGGAGCAGACCATTGATTACAACGGTTATCAGGAATACGGCGTTCTGCTGGATCGTCAGGTGGACTGGGAAATAAAAGCGCGTCTGATTCCAGAAAAGGATGCCAAATATATTCCCGGAACAAAAACGTTTTGA
- a CDS encoding RNA polymerase sigma factor, producing the protein MEEQYKTSYTLLQRAVDLNDDEAWKQLVAHYRRFIHYVLHGLNVPPSDLDDLAQEVLVVLLDNLSRYDRSVGRFRTWFSTIIRNTAVKDYRRRVNEKRRIEKWRTLEDIALLGRANEVDTYIEEEWATYIASQAMERVKKLFQGQAIEVFELALDGLSAPEIADRTGLTVSSVYTLKKRVKKRLYLEVLDLTQDLETC; encoded by the coding sequence ATGGAAGAACAATATAAAACCAGCTATACGCTTTTGCAACGGGCGGTCGATCTGAACGATGACGAGGCTTGGAAACAGCTGGTGGCTCATTACAGACGGTTTATACATTATGTGCTTCATGGATTGAATGTGCCGCCTTCCGATTTGGATGATCTCGCTCAAGAGGTACTCGTGGTGCTGTTGGATAATTTATCACGATATGATCGTTCGGTGGGACGTTTCCGTACGTGGTTCAGCACCATTATCCGCAATACAGCGGTTAAAGATTACCGCCGAAGGGTGAATGAAAAACGACGGATTGAAAAGTGGAGAACGCTGGAGGATATTGCATTGCTCGGTCGTGCAAATGAAGTCGACACCTATATCGAAGAGGAGTGGGCAACGTATATTGCGAGTCAAGCGATGGAGCGGGTGAAAAAGCTGTTTCAAGGACAGGCTATAGAGGTTTTTGAACTGGCACTTGACGGTCTGTCGGCTCCGGAAATTGCTGATCGGACCGGGTTGACCGTTTCATCGGTCTATACCTTGAAAAAACGGGTGAAAAAAAGACTCTATCTGGAAGTGCTTGATCTTACCCAGGATTTGGAAACCTGTTAA
- a CDS encoding serine/threonine-protein kinase, whose amino-acid sequence MDDQYKPDRRLAGIYDAAEEHAEDVLEMVCPEFAHMNSDEPRYCDEELLGQGGLKEVYRAYDRKLMRWIALARLRADRGLQYYDLFIQEARLVGSLTHPNIIKVYDIGMDEDDRPYFTMALKGDMHLGNLIRSDRPPSRSVLLEIYLKVCDAMAYAHSEGVVHLDLKPENIQCNRFGEVVICDWGLGRRGDRVDEIPEEEAFAANTLELVTQMGLIKGSPGYMAPEQAVPDRETDERTDVYALGCILHAILCGEPPFSGSKEKILKQTVLSKVPSMRKRYPLRRIPASLEAVVLKATEKDPAQRYSSVVELSREIHSYLSGFSTRAEHPPILKKIALYIGRNRIPVAIATTALFILTILSGSYIHRLNRLQQATDEQRERAHDLLSEVAALSSHYDDMIKVTQQSKEVLAEQLVEAAVRVKRSGIDKRTVVTVAQMEKLIDMALELDPDSIAAHRERFQNNLRKMDYKAALRDEQYQTRSDFLALARAFPDYNFGEENRPTPEQLIAMLVKAETIGSKLGKLIHTSFTYNATIVKNHSELYREVEALVAFYNGGLKHFSFEYEGATDSMEIHSDRGQLSFCYKDWRHGPCLLRYIPIRHLTIAANCDVKLYELSGLSIETLDVRACRNLIMEYKAELPYLQTLYISRGLVDLEKLRKNIKAAAGFEIIEIDP is encoded by the coding sequence ATGGATGATCAATATAAGCCGGACCGCCGTTTGGCAGGCATCTACGACGCGGCCGAAGAGCACGCTGAAGATGTGCTGGAGATGGTCTGTCCTGAATTCGCCCATATGAATTCAGATGAGCCGCGGTATTGCGATGAAGAACTGTTGGGGCAGGGCGGTCTGAAGGAGGTATATCGGGCTTATGACCGTAAGCTGATGCGTTGGATTGCCCTTGCCCGATTGCGGGCGGACCGAGGACTTCAGTACTACGATTTATTTATTCAGGAAGCGCGGCTGGTTGGATCCTTAACCCATCCGAATATCATTAAGGTCTATGATATTGGGATGGATGAAGATGACCGTCCTTATTTTACCATGGCCCTGAAAGGGGATATGCATCTGGGAAATCTGATCCGCTCAGATCGGCCGCCGTCCCGATCTGTCCTGCTGGAGATTTACCTGAAAGTCTGTGATGCGATGGCCTATGCCCACTCTGAAGGTGTGGTGCATTTGGATCTGAAACCGGAAAATATTCAGTGCAACCGATTTGGTGAAGTTGTGATCTGCGATTGGGGGCTCGGCCGCAGAGGGGATCGTGTTGATGAAATTCCAGAAGAAGAGGCCTTTGCAGCAAATACATTGGAACTTGTTACGCAGATGGGATTGATTAAAGGAAGTCCCGGCTACATGGCTCCTGAACAGGCGGTGCCAGACCGGGAAACGGATGAACGTACGGATGTCTATGCACTGGGCTGCATACTTCATGCGATACTCTGCGGTGAACCGCCGTTCAGCGGTTCAAAAGAAAAGATATTAAAGCAGACGGTTCTTTCGAAGGTTCCTTCGATGCGAAAGCGGTATCCATTACGAAGAATACCCGCAAGCCTCGAGGCTGTAGTGTTGAAAGCCACGGAGAAAGATCCCGCTCAACGGTATTCTTCGGTGGTCGAGTTGAGCCGGGAAATACACAGTTATCTGAGTGGATTTTCAACACGGGCGGAACATCCGCCCATATTAAAAAAAATAGCATTATATATCGGTCGTAACCGCATTCCGGTTGCGATCGCGACGACGGCACTGTTTATTCTGACAATACTTTCCGGTTCGTACATTCATCGCTTAAACCGACTGCAGCAAGCGACCGATGAGCAGCGCGAACGTGCGCATGATCTGCTGTCCGAAGTCGCTGCATTGTCGAGCCATTACGATGACATGATTAAAGTCACTCAACAGTCGAAAGAGGTACTGGCCGAGCAGTTAGTGGAGGCGGCCGTTCGGGTAAAGAGAAGCGGGATCGATAAAAGAACGGTGGTAACGGTCGCGCAGATGGAAAAATTGATTGATATGGCCTTGGAGCTGGATCCTGACTCTATTGCTGCGCATCGAGAGCGATTTCAAAATAACCTGAGAAAAATGGACTACAAAGCCGCTTTGCGGGACGAGCAATATCAAACAAGAAGTGATTTTCTCGCACTCGCAAGAGCATTTCCTGACTATAACTTTGGTGAGGAAAATCGACCTACACCCGAACAGCTCATTGCGATGCTGGTTAAAGCAGAAACGATTGGGAGTAAGCTGGGTAAACTGATTCATACTTCGTTCACCTACAATGCGACTATTGTGAAAAATCATTCTGAATTGTATCGGGAAGTGGAAGCGTTGGTTGCGTTTTACAACGGGGGTTTAAAGCACTTTTCCTTTGAATATGAGGGAGCAACTGACTCGATGGAGATTCACTCCGATCGAGGACAACTTAGCTTTTGTTATAAAGATTGGCGCCACGGCCCCTGCCTGCTTCGATACATTCCAATTCGGCACTTAACAATTGCTGCAAATTGTGATGTTAAACTTTATGAGTTGTCGGGCCTTTCGATTGAAACGCTTGATGTAAGGGCGTGCCGTAATCTGATCATGGAGTATAAAGCAGAACTCCCTTATCTTCAGACACTTTACATTTCGCGAGGCCTGGTTGATCTGGAAAAATTACGGAAAAACATCAAGGCGGCAGCGGGGTTTGAAATCATCGAGATCGATCCCTGA
- a CDS encoding Gfo/Idh/MocA family oxidoreductase: protein MKNTRRSFVKTSAAASAAIPLFSIGKPGPSANSKVNVAMVGAGGIARVAYSGCQDENIVALCDIDSRQFPKEYAGTPTFSDFRVMYDKMGKEIDAVCINTPDHTHFVATIDAMQRGMHVCTQKPLTHNIWQARTLKKAKNKYGVLTNMGNQGHTSSGIRQMREWYEADVFGQIREIHLGHRGPDWKSRFFAQPTSFPVPGQPVPAGVNWESWIGPAKYTDYNRVFHPATWRGFFDYGTGQFGDFFCHTGDGPVWTLDLYAPTVVECVERGPALEGMIPDYSIIRFYFPARGNKAPCSMYWYDGLLNGGTPIKRPDDWDMGEFDGGCYWFGDKQCAYTDIRSNGPRLASREAFVEFKKNVKIEEKYPRVKGGPHAELMRAIKGDGPEPGSNFDYAGPLTEVALIGVLAQRFGGRIEWDSETMRVTNRPELNAYVKEPVRKGWEYGSDLWKR, encoded by the coding sequence ATGAAAAACACACGACGTTCATTTGTTAAAACCAGTGCGGCGGCTTCGGCGGCAATACCGCTGTTTTCCATTGGCAAGCCGGGGCCTTCGGCCAACAGCAAGGTGAATGTGGCTATGGTCGGAGCCGGGGGAATTGCCCGGGTGGCCTATAGCGGGTGCCAGGATGAAAATATTGTGGCCCTTTGTGATATCGATAGCCGACAGTTTCCTAAAGAGTATGCTGGAACGCCGACCTTTTCAGATTTCCGGGTTATGTACGATAAGATGGGCAAGGAGATTGATGCGGTCTGTATCAATACGCCCGACCATACCCATTTCGTGGCTACGATCGATGCTATGCAGCGCGGTATGCATGTCTGCACCCAGAAGCCGCTGACGCACAATATCTGGCAGGCGCGGACGCTGAAGAAAGCCAAAAACAAGTATGGTGTTCTGACCAATATGGGCAATCAGGGTCACACCAGCAGTGGTATTCGACAGATGCGGGAATGGTACGAAGCCGATGTGTTTGGCCAGATACGTGAAATTCATCTGGGGCACCGTGGTCCGGACTGGAAGAGCCGTTTTTTTGCACAACCCACCTCTTTTCCGGTGCCCGGACAGCCGGTTCCTGCTGGTGTGAATTGGGAAAGCTGGATCGGTCCGGCAAAGTACACCGATTACAACCGCGTTTTTCATCCGGCGACCTGGCGCGGATTCTTCGATTATGGAACCGGGCAATTCGGCGACTTTTTCTGCCACACCGGTGATGGCCCGGTTTGGACGCTCGATCTTTATGCTCCGACTGTTGTTGAATGCGTAGAGCGTGGTCCGGCCTTGGAAGGCATGATTCCTGATTACTCCATCATTCGTTTTTATTTTCCGGCGCGTGGAAATAAAGCACCTTGTTCCATGTATTGGTATGACGGGCTGCTGAATGGAGGGACCCCCATCAAACGTCCGGATGATTGGGATATGGGTGAATTTGATGGCGGCTGCTATTGGTTTGGAGACAAACAATGTGCTTATACTGATATTCGTTCCAATGGTCCGCGGTTGGCTTCGCGAGAGGCTTTTGTTGAATTTAAGAAGAATGTGAAAATCGAAGAAAAATATCCGCGGGTCAAGGGTGGTCCGCATGCGGAATTGATGCGTGCCATCAAAGGTGACGGTCCGGAGCCGGGATCGAACTTTGACTATGCGGGACCGCTGACGGAAGTTGCGCTGATCGGTGTGTTGGCTCAACGTTTTGGCGGGCGGATTGAATGGGACTCAGAAACTATGCGGGTGACGAATCGGCCGGAATTAAATGCGTACGTGAAAGAGCCGGTTCGCAAGGGGTGGGAATACGGTTCCGACCTGTGGAAACGTTAA